One window of Novosphingobium sp. 9U genomic DNA carries:
- a CDS encoding HAMP domain-containing sensor histidine kinase, giving the protein MTIAAAKARVARHWPILRLRTILLGTLLFVAALPGFGAICLRVYENALVRRTEAELLAQGAALAASAAIVARGIPDRPAPPPPDRYYDPVTEVDLRSSPILPPRPAALVTRQSPDHAALVLARQMMSAFRETKAATLASILMLDQHGVVLNGPDAGRSLARLPEVQAAQAGRAVTVLRENSGYASGHLFEWLSRAANIRLHHARPISVDGNVVGLLLVSRSPRALFRGIYEDRGKIAVGVVIIFVMLVVLTAVLSRAIVRPIERLSEATRALSSGRRLVVQQPSLRVVEIQALFEDFEQMADSIGKRSRYLRDFAASVSHEFKTPLAAMAGAIELLQDHGETMAPADRGRFLANMAVDAERLSRLVRRLMELARADVLVGEADATADAGKVLASVTDAFSGETFPVLHYPAETPLMVAIDAGALEAVLSTLAENARQAGATRLDIAVAVEGEMVRIDLVDDGRGVPAGDVTRIFDPFFTSKREQGGTGLGLAIARSLLDAYRGELLLVPSERGAHFRLLCPAA; this is encoded by the coding sequence TTGACGATCGCTGCCGCCAAGGCCCGGGTGGCGCGGCACTGGCCGATCCTGCGGCTGCGCACGATCCTGCTGGGCACGCTGTTGTTCGTGGCAGCACTGCCGGGCTTCGGTGCGATCTGTCTGCGCGTCTACGAGAATGCGCTGGTGCGGCGCACCGAGGCCGAACTGCTGGCCCAAGGCGCCGCCCTCGCCGCCAGTGCCGCGATCGTCGCGCGCGGCATACCCGATCGTCCCGCTCCGCCGCCGCCAGATCGCTACTACGACCCAGTGACGGAGGTCGACTTGCGATCCTCGCCGATCCTGCCGCCGCGGCCGGCGGCCCTCGTCACCCGCCAGTCGCCGGATCATGCGGCGCTGGTGCTGGCGCGGCAGATGATGTCCGCCTTTCGGGAGACCAAGGCTGCGACGCTCGCCTCCATCCTGATGCTGGACCAGCACGGCGTGGTGCTCAACGGTCCGGATGCCGGCCGCAGTCTCGCACGCCTGCCGGAGGTTCAGGCAGCACAAGCCGGACGCGCGGTGACGGTGCTCCGGGAGAACAGCGGTTACGCGAGCGGGCATCTGTTTGAATGGCTGAGCCGCGCCGCAAACATCCGGTTGCATCATGCCAGACCGATCAGCGTCGACGGAAACGTCGTCGGCCTGCTGCTGGTGTCACGCTCGCCCCGCGCGCTGTTCCGCGGCATCTACGAGGACCGCGGCAAGATCGCGGTCGGCGTCGTGATCATCTTCGTGATGCTGGTGGTGCTCACCGCAGTGCTCAGCCGCGCCATCGTGCGCCCGATCGAGCGGTTGAGCGAGGCGACGCGCGCGCTCTCGTCCGGCCGGCGCCTGGTGGTACAGCAACCCTCGCTTCGCGTGGTCGAGATCCAGGCGCTGTTCGAGGACTTCGAGCAGATGGCCGACAGCATCGGCAAGCGTTCGCGCTACTTGCGCGACTTCGCCGCCTCGGTCAGCCACGAGTTCAAGACGCCGCTGGCCGCCATGGCGGGTGCGATCGAGTTGCTGCAGGACCACGGCGAGACGATGGCGCCAGCGGACCGCGGGCGCTTCCTCGCCAACATGGCGGTGGATGCCGAGCGCTTGTCGCGCCTGGTACGCCGGCTCATGGAACTGGCGCGGGCGGACGTGCTCGTCGGTGAAGCGGACGCTACCGCTGACGCCGGCAAGGTGCTGGCCTCGGTGACGGACGCGTTCTCGGGCGAGACTTTCCCCGTGCTGCATTATCCCGCCGAAACGCCGCTCATGGTTGCGATCGATGCAGGCGCCTTGGAAGCGGTGCTTTCGACCCTTGCAGAGAATGCGCGGCAGGCCGGGGCGACCCGGCTCGACATTGCGGTTGCTGTCGAGGGTGAAATGGTCCGGATCGATCTGGTCGACGATGGGCGGGGAGTGCCGGCCGGCGATGTCACGCGGATCTTCGATCCATTCTTCACCAGCAAGCGCGAGCAAGGCGGCACCGGGCTCGGCCTCGCCATCGCGCGATCTCTGCTGGATGCTTATCGAGGCGAGTTGCTGCTGGTGCCGTCAGAGCGTGGGGCACACTTTCGGTTGCTCTGTCCGGCTGCGTAA